One part of the Mycolicibacterium aromaticivorans JS19b1 = JCM 16368 genome encodes these proteins:
- a CDS encoding TIGR03857 family LLM class F420-dependent oxidoreductase, whose translation MTSERVLDELGYYLLAGAGGEGPATLMDEARRGEELGFGTAFISERWNVKEASSLVGAACAVTSRMQIATAATNHNTRHPLITGSWATTMHRLSGGRFTLGIGRGIAALYGAFGIPPVTTAQMEDFARVMRRLWHGELIFNHDGPLGKYPVLFLDPDFNEDIRLALVAFGPETLKLGGREFDDVILHTYFTPETLTRCVKTVKDAAEQAGRDPASVRVWSCFATVGDHLPEELRLKKTVARLATYLQGYGELMVSTNDWDPAVLERFRADSVVQSVGGGIDHKATAEQIEHIATLIPDEWLEPSATGSAEQCVDRIRKEFDYGADAVIMHGATPDELEPVVAAYRQRHP comes from the coding sequence ATGACTTCTGAACGTGTGCTCGACGAGCTCGGTTACTACCTGCTGGCGGGAGCAGGCGGCGAGGGACCGGCGACGCTGATGGACGAGGCTCGCCGCGGCGAGGAGCTGGGCTTCGGCACCGCCTTCATCTCCGAACGGTGGAACGTCAAGGAAGCCTCCTCGCTGGTGGGGGCGGCATGCGCGGTGACCAGCCGGATGCAGATCGCTACGGCGGCAACCAATCACAACACCCGTCACCCGCTGATCACCGGCTCGTGGGCGACCACCATGCACCGGCTCTCCGGTGGGCGCTTCACGCTCGGCATCGGCCGCGGCATAGCGGCGCTTTACGGTGCGTTCGGCATTCCTCCGGTGACCACCGCGCAGATGGAAGACTTCGCCCGGGTGATGCGCCGGCTGTGGCACGGCGAGCTGATCTTCAACCACGACGGTCCGTTGGGGAAATACCCGGTTCTCTTCCTGGATCCGGACTTCAACGAAGACATCCGGCTGGCTTTGGTGGCGTTCGGCCCGGAGACGCTGAAGCTCGGCGGCCGGGAGTTCGATGACGTCATTCTGCACACCTACTTCACTCCGGAGACGTTGACGCGCTGCGTCAAGACCGTCAAGGACGCCGCCGAGCAGGCCGGTCGTGATCCGGCCAGTGTGCGGGTGTGGTCGTGCTTCGCCACCGTCGGCGATCACCTGCCCGAGGAGCTGCGGCTGAAGAAGACCGTCGCGCGGCTGGCCACCTACCTGCAGGGCTATGGCGAGCTGATGGTCAGCACGAACGACTGGGATCCCGCTGTGCTGGAACGCTTCCGCGCGGACTCGGTGGTGCAGTCGGTGGGCGGCGGGATCGACCACAAGGCGACAGCCGAGCAGATCGAGCACATCGCGACGCTGATTCCCGATGAGTGGCTTGAACCGTCGGCCACCGGGTCGGCGGAACAGTGCGTGGACCGCATCCGCAAGGAGTTCGACTACGGCGCCGACGCGGTGATCATGCACGGCGCCACACCGGATGAGTTGGAGCCGGTGGTCGCGGCCTACCGGCAACGCCACCCCTAG
- a CDS encoding ester cyclase, whose amino-acid sequence MSRTAREVVELYNLVVWNDRDVALAEELLGDSVIRHEVGEAVVLTHAEAVQRVVDHLEMFDEIRFDLNLVVAGDDAEHVAIVYQSPMTLKDGSRVDVGSMEIFRVVDGRITEVWNCGYKQGVWA is encoded by the coding sequence ATGAGCCGCACCGCACGCGAGGTCGTCGAGCTGTACAACCTGGTGGTCTGGAACGACCGGGATGTCGCACTCGCCGAGGAGCTGCTGGGCGACAGTGTGATTCGGCACGAGGTCGGCGAGGCAGTGGTGCTCACTCATGCCGAGGCGGTCCAGCGCGTCGTCGACCACTTGGAGATGTTCGACGAGATCCGCTTCGATCTGAACCTGGTGGTTGCCGGTGACGACGCCGAACACGTCGCGATCGTCTACCAGTCGCCGATGACGCTCAAGGACGGCTCCCGGGTCGATGTAGGCAGTATGGAGATCTTCCGCGTCGTCGACGGCCGGATCACCGAAGTGTGGAATTGCGGCTACAAACAGGGAGTTTGGGCATGA